The stretch of DNA CCAGCACCAGCACCGCGTTCTTGCCGCCCAGCTCCAGCTGGGTGCGGAGCAGCCGGTCCGCGCCGGCCCGGTGGATGGCCCGGCCCACCGGGAGCGACCCGGTGAACGACACCCCGGCGACCGCCGGGTGGGCCACCAGCGCCTCGCCCGCCGCCCGGTCGCCCTGGACCAGGTTGAGCACGCCCGGCGGCACCCCGGCGTCGGTGAAGGCCTGCACCAGCAGGGCCGCGGTCAGCGGGGTGAACGGGGACGGTTTGAGCACCGCGGTGCACCCGGACAGCAGCGCCGGGGCGACCTTCCACACCGGGATGGCCAGCGGGAAGTTCCACGGGGTGATCAGCCCGGTGACGCCGATCGGCCGGCGGAAGGTGAACGCGAAGGTGCGCGGGTCCTCCGCGGGGGTGGTGGCGCCGTTGAGCCGGCGCGCCTCGCCGGCGGTGAAGTCCATGATGGCCAGCGCCCGCTCCACCTCGCCGCGCGCCTCGGAGAGCCGCTTGCCCTGCTCGCGGGTGATGGTCCGGGCGAACTCCTCGGCGCGTTCGCGCAGCAGCGCCTCGGCGCGGCGCAGGTGGGCGGCGCGGGCGATGGGGCCGAGCTCGCGCCAGGCGGGCCAGGCGCGGGCGGCGGCCTCCACCGCGTCGTCGGCGTCGGCGCCGCCCGACTCGGCGAACTCGCCGATCACGTCGGAGGCGTCGGCCGGGTTGACGTCGGGCCGGGTGCGCCCCGACTCCGCGGGGCGCCAGTTCCCGTCGATGAAGTCGCCCAGCAGCTCGGGGCGGTCGGCGGGGTCTGCGGTGTGGTCGCGCACGTGGCCTCTCTTCCGTTTCCTCATCCGGGGCCGCTTCGCGGCGGGGCGTGCTCAGCCGAGGTCGGCGGTGGTCTCGGCGGCCAGGCCGAAGGAGAGCGTCATCCCGGCGCCGCCGAGGCCGTTGACGACGGTCACCCCGGGTTCGGGGCGGGCGACCAGGTCGGCCCGGCCGTCGGGCAGCGACGGGTAGACGCCGTGCCAGCGCTCGGCGATGCGGGTGCGGGGCAGGGCGGCGAACCCGGAGAAGTAGTCGAGGATGGCCCGGTCCACCTCGGCCGATTCGAACGGGTCGTGGGTGGCTGCGTAGCGGTGGCTGTCGCCGATGGTGACCTGGCCGCCGGAGGTCTGGGAGACCAGCACGTGCACGCCCTCGGCGCGGTGCACCGGCAGTTCCCGGTCGAAGCGGTCGCGCAGCGCCGCCAGCGAGGCGCAGTGCGCGAACGAGGCGTAGTGCAGCAGGGTCAGCCCCGCGCACAGCGCCGGGCCGAGCGCCCACCCGTCGGGCTGGGCGACGGTGCGCATCATCTGCAGCTTGCACCGGCGGATGCCGCTGGCCGCGAACACCTCGGGGTAGAGGGCCTGGAACTCGTTGCCGGAGCAGACGAACACCCGCTCGGCCCGCCACCGCCCCTCGGTGGTGTCGACGCCGGGCAGGTCGATGCCGGTGACGGCGGTGCCGAAGCGCAGCGCCACGCCGTGCTCGCGCTCCAGCAGGCCGGCCAGGGCGGGGATGGCGGTCCGCGGGTCGACGTTGAGCTCGGTGGGGCTCCACAGCGCGCCGCGCACCCCCTCCGGGCGCACCGCGGTGCTGGCCCGGGCGACCTCGGCCGGGGTGAGCATCCGGCAGCCCTGCTCGGCGGCGTGCGGGGAGGTGGCGAGGAACTCCTCGACCACCGCCTCCTCCTCGGCGGAGCGGACCACGTGCAGCGACCCGCTCTCCACGTGCCAGACGCCGGTGCGCTTGGCGGTGTCCAGCCAGACGTCCCGGCTGCGCAGCGCCCGCTCATAGAGTCCGGCGGGCTGGCCGACCGGCCAGACCAGGCCGAAGTTGCGGATGGAGGCGCCCACGGCGCGCTCGTCGCGTTCGAAGAGCACGACCCGGGCGCCGGTGCGGGCGGCGGCCAGCGCGTGGGCCAGGCCGACGATCCCGCCGCCGACGACGGCGACGTCGGCGGTGCGGTCGGTGGTGTGCGTCATGGGTGCGGCCTTTCGCGTCGGGGGACCGTTCGGGGGAGGGGCGGTCAGTCGGCCTCGGGCATCCGGTTCCACCAGGGCAGCAGCACCAGGCCGGAGATCAGGGCCGCCGCGGCGAAGCCGTAGAACAGCACGTCGGAGCCGAGGTAGCCGGGGAGCAGGCCGCCGAGGATCGCGCCGATGGAGCCGCAGCCGTTGATGAACCCGGCCGAGGAGCCGGCCCGCTCGGAGGTGCCGAAGTCCACCGCGGCGGTGCACGAGATCATGGTGTCCGCGGCGTAGACCGACAGCCCGATCAGGGCCAGCACCGCGACCATCACCGGCACGCTGCCGGATGCGGTCAGCGGTTCGAACAGGACCAGTGCGACGACCAGGCAGCCCAGGCTGAGCACGGTGGAGGGGACCCGGCGGGCGCCCAGCCACCGGTCGGAGACGTAGCCGATGACGATGGGGGCGGCCAGGCCGGCGGCGCCGAACGCCACCGGGATGACCACCGCCTCCAGGTTGGAGGCCTCGGGGGTGCGCTGGGCGACGATGACCGGGCCCCACAGCAGGATGGCGTAGCGGGCCGGTTTGAGCAGGAAGTAGGAGAGGCCCAGCATCAGCACCATGCGGTTGCGCACCGCGGTGGCCAGCGCCTCGCGCACGCCCGGCGGGCGCGGCGGGGCGGGTCCGTCGTCGGCCGCCGGGCGGGGCCGGGGGACGGCGGTGGCCGGTGCGCCGGGCGCCCGCTCGGCGGGGCCCGCCGGTTCCGCGTCCGGTCCGCTGTCCGGGGTCGCCGGGGCTGCCTGGGCCGCGGCGGAGCCGCGGTACTCCTCGATCGGCGGCAGCCCGACGTCCTCGGGCCGGTTGCGCTGGAAGACGAGGAAGACCAGGAGGGCGGCGAGGACCACGGCGGCGCCGGCGTAGAACGCGGCGCTCCAGTGGTCGAACACCGAGTAGGCCCACCAGCCGGTGAACGGGGCGGCGACCAGCCCGCCGAAGGCGTAGTTGGTGCTCCACAGGCCCAGCACCCGGCCGCGCTCGCGGACCGCGAAGAACGAGGCCATGTTCTTGCAGAGCGACGCCCACCCGGTGGACTGGGCCAGGCCCTGCACCACCATCAGCGGGGCGAACAGGATGAGCGCCGGCGCCAGGCCCATGAACAGGGCGGCGCAGGCCGACATCAGCAGTCCGCCGGTGACCACCGCGCGGGGGCCGAACCGGTCGGCGAGCGCGCCCCAGAAGAACTGGCCGGCGGCGTAGGCCGCGAGGTAGAGGGCGTCGAGGTTGCCCAGCATGGCCTGGGTGAGCGAGGAGGACGGGTCGTCCAGGATGCCGACCTTGGCGGCGGAGAAGGCGTTGCGGGAGAAGTAGAAGCCGGCGTAGACCAGCCAGGTCACACCGAAGATCTGCAGGCGCCAGCGCTCGTAGCGGGCGTCCCTGACATAGGCGAGGGTCGAGGTGGGGGTCTTCGCGGTCCGGTTCCGTTCGGCCATTGCGGGCACCTTCTGCCGTGGCATGGGTGGGGGCGGGCCCGGCGCGGGCGCGCCGGAGCGTGGTGTGTTCCGTGGGCGGCGGGCCGGCCGGACCCGCCGCCGTGCGTTCCCCGGGGTGCGTGACGGGCGGCTGCGGCCCGCGTCAGCCGGCGGGCGCGGCGGCCTCCGCGGCGACCCGCCCCAGCGCCACCCAGTAGGCGTCGTAGTTGCGCAGCCGATGCCCCTGCGGGACGCCGGTGACCGGGCGGTTGACGATGAACGGCACCCGCTGCTCGCTCAGCCCGCCGTGCGAGCGGAGCGGCTCGTCGAGCTGGGAGAGGTCGTGCCGGTCGGGGGCGGTGCCGATCGCGGTGTCCCGCCGGGCCAGCAGCACCAGCTCGCCCAGCCGGTCGGCGGGCAGGTCGAACTCGGCGCAGGCCCGGTCGCGGTCGAGCACCCGCTCGATGCCGGGCAGCGCGGCCAGCCG from Nocardiopsis composta encodes:
- a CDS encoding aldehyde dehydrogenase family protein, with product MRDHTADPADRPELLGDFIDGNWRPAESGRTRPDVNPADASDVIGEFAESGGADADDAVEAAARAWPAWRELGPIARAAHLRRAEALLRERAEEFARTITREQGKRLSEARGEVERALAIMDFTAGEARRLNGATTPAEDPRTFAFTFRRPIGVTGLITPWNFPLAIPVWKVAPALLSGCTAVLKPSPFTPLTAALLVQAFTDAGVPPGVLNLVQGDRAAGEALVAHPAVAGVSFTGSLPVGRAIHRAGADRLLRTQLELGGKNAVLVLDDADLDRAADAIVHGAFGQAGQRCSATSRVVVDASVQEALLERLRKRVAGMRVGPGADPATDIGPVVTPERKAACLEAVDRAVRAGARVVCGGGPAGEGLPEGNYVAPTVLAGIAPDAEIAQEEVFGPVLSVISCSGFDDALRIANSVRYGMSGTVFTADTARIFEALDRFEAGMLHVNRPGVGAYAHLPHMGSKLSQYGAPECSPQVWDFYTEWRSACISY
- a CDS encoding TIGR03364 family FAD-dependent oxidoreductase, translating into MTHTTDRTADVAVVGGGIVGLAHALAAARTGARVVLFERDERAVGASIRNFGLVWPVGQPAGLYERALRSRDVWLDTAKRTGVWHVESGSLHVVRSAEEEAVVEEFLATSPHAAEQGCRMLTPAEVARASTAVRPEGVRGALWSPTELNVDPRTAIPALAGLLEREHGVALRFGTAVTGIDLPGVDTTEGRWRAERVFVCSGNEFQALYPEVFAASGIRRCKLQMMRTVAQPDGWALGPALCAGLTLLHYASFAHCASLAALRDRFDRELPVHRAEGVHVLVSQTSGGQVTIGDSHRYAATHDPFESAEVDRAILDYFSGFAALPRTRIAERWHGVYPSLPDGRADLVARPEPGVTVVNGLGGAGMTLSFGLAAETTADLG
- a CDS encoding MFS transporter, encoding MAERNRTAKTPTSTLAYVRDARYERWRLQIFGVTWLVYAGFYFSRNAFSAAKVGILDDPSSSLTQAMLGNLDALYLAAYAAGQFFWGALADRFGPRAVVTGGLLMSACAALFMGLAPALILFAPLMVVQGLAQSTGWASLCKNMASFFAVRERGRVLGLWSTNYAFGGLVAAPFTGWWAYSVFDHWSAAFYAGAAVVLAALLVFLVFQRNRPEDVGLPPIEEYRGSAAAQAAPATPDSGPDAEPAGPAERAPGAPATAVPRPRPAADDGPAPPRPPGVREALATAVRNRMVLMLGLSYFLLKPARYAILLWGPVIVAQRTPEASNLEAVVIPVAFGAAGLAAPIVIGYVSDRWLGARRVPSTVLSLGCLVVALVLFEPLTASGSVPVMVAVLALIGLSVYAADTMISCTAAVDFGTSERAGSSAGFINGCGSIGAILGGLLPGYLGSDVLFYGFAAAALISGLVLLPWWNRMPEAD